The Aspergillus flavus chromosome 2, complete sequence region GGCGACGACCTTGCATGCCGCGGTGTAGAAGCTGCGGGCATAGTATCTGCCAGGTTCTGCCATCACCTGTGTCGAAGGGGGAAATTCTTTTTCGATAGCTCGTTGGAGAGACAGTGCCATTGGCTCGAAATTGGAATCTTGAAACCCGCCTCCGACATCTAAAACATGCATATCGAACCCGAGCTGTTTCCCTTGTTGGAAAACGTGTTTGGCATTTTGTACGGCAGTCACAAATGTATCGGCATTCGATGCTCCAGATCCTGTATCTGTTAGCTACTATGGAATAAAGCCTGCGACTAGAGCGAGATAAATTGAGAACAAGCTGGTACATACCAACGTGAAAACTGACCCCGTCCACCACTAAGCCGAGGTCCTTCGCTTTCAGAAGTAATGCTTTGGTGGTGTCTAAAGGAGCTCCAAATTTGTTCCCAAGGGATACAAGAGCAGTGTCATCATCGGCGAATATACGAAGAAGTAGCCGTAGATTAGGGGCATTGTCCTTTATTTTCTCGAGCTCGTCGACATTGTCAAATGTCGTACGTGGAACTCCACTTCTGGAAGCCATCTGCAAGGCAGATACTGCTTTGCACGGATGAGCGAAGATAATCCTTGACGGGTCTACGCCCAAGTTCAGCACGAGTTTCATCTCTCCCCATGAGGCGCAATCGAAACCAACGCCTAGACGCGCGAGATAGCGTAGTAGCCGAATATTTGAGTTACATTTCACGGCTATTGAAATTTTTGTCAATTGTTTGAACACAGTGGCAATTGAGATGGTGCCCGCAACTGACCGTAGAAGGGTGCAATGTTAGGAAGACATTGGAGCCAGCGTTCATGTTGTTGGAATATTCGTCTTGTGTCGGCGACCAAAAACGGCAAGTCGTGCTGAATGTCAACGGGGTTTTGATCCAATTTCCGGATTCGCTCTGTGATGATGCTATCTACCAGAGCATCGGAAGCCATGTCCGTCACCATCATCTTCGGAACTCAAGCGATGATAAAAGCAATTAATGAAACGACGATCAGTGTGAACTCTTACtactacatatatatacaaagAAAATTGGCTTTCATATTAATTAGCTGTATGGGGTAGGCCAGAGCAGCTGTATGCGGCGTGTATCTTCGAGCTGAAATCACTCATTGCTTTTTGCAAAACCACTTCAACAGCCCGAAAGGAACATGGCATGTATTTTTACGGCTGGAAAGCGACATAGCTGCATACTGAGCTGGTATCCTGGGCCGATCTGGATTGACTTTTGATCTGCAGGGGATTTCCTCCACCGGATTCACGGCACCGCACTAATCAAGCCGGACGGCGGGTTTTCATTATGTACCTTTTGCCCCTTGCGTTCGCTTCATGATGTATCATGCAGCGAGTGAATCAGGTGTGAAACCCTAGCGTTCAGCACGGACTCGAATACTGCCATCGTGGCCACAGATCATTCAGCTGGAGGTGGGGTGAGAGTCGGAACTGCAACGTGGTTCTTTATGGACAGGGGTCCCATAATCAGGGTGGAACCCTAACTCGGATCGTGGAAACTTTAGCCATTCAGTTCCCACAACACGGACTCGCACTAAACCTCGGCAGTTTAGCTCCTTGGGATTATGTATTGTTCAGAAGTAATTGCTTTTCAATACAGTAACAGTCCCAAATTAATTGGCGCATGCGGAACTAGCTCGAGACATGCATACCAGCTGAACGAAGGCATGCTGCATATTTTCCAAAACGAGCGGGCCGGGCCCTCTACCGCATAGATGTCTCGATGCTCATACGTCGCTTACGCTTAGCTAACTCTGATCATGTCTTTAGTTCATGTGTCGAGTCACCAGAAGCTTTAGGCTAATTGAGAGCTGGCTGATGTACTCCGCAATGTACGCCACGCCATGTCAAAACAGCTGTTAAAGCCCCTTATGTATAAGAATGTAGGATGCGCCCTAACCACAATGTGACATTTTACATGTCACCGCTCTAGTCAATTCATTTACCCCCAAGTTTTTGGTCGAGTTGCTTGTGCTGAGTCTGTGGAATGATGGCTCCTACCACATTTTCCCTCAAGGAGGTTCTCGCCGTCGCCGAAATCCACCCCTTCTATAACCCTGCCGTCGAATACCCTCCCACTCCAGAAACAATCAAGTCGGCAATAGAATTGGCTGACAAAAGGTCGACGGATATTGACCTCAGTTCACTACCCTTGGTTAGCAAGAAAGATCTGTAAGTCTTGATTACCGCATTTTCAACGCCCAACGACTGATACGTAGCCATCTAGTTACAAAGCCATTGCACGTCTTACAGACGACACAAGCCCCCAAAATGAGTACAGACGTAGTTCCTATGTCAGCATCACAGGAGGAGGCTCAGGCGGACTGCCGCTGATGTTTGTGACGGACACCAAAGAAAATCGCAACCAGCGCGCAGTTTTTGGTGAATTCTTGAGCACTTGTGGAGTCGTGGAGCCTCATGATTGGATCCTGACGACCCACACCTCTGGATACTTCTACAGGTATGTTGGCCACACGTTGAGGAACTTGATATAGCATGAGTAAAGACTTTTCTCTAATTTATATGCAGGTCTCTCGATCTTCTGAGTGAGATTCTGGAAAATGCGGGAGCAACTGTTCTCAGCGCTGGAAACTATATGACGCCTGCCGAGGTTGTTCATGCTCTGGCCCATTATCACGTTAATGTTATTACCGGCGACGGCAGCCAGGTCGTCCAAGTTGTTCATCATATCTCTACACTTCCAGCGGaggagaaagcgaagatCAAGCTAACCAAGGTCCTGTACACATCCGAGCCACTTACCGAGACACAACAAATCCACATCAGGGCGACCTTAGGTCCGGTAAAGATATGTTCAGTCTGGGGAAGCGCGGAAGCAGGCCCATGCGCTCTGAGTGATCCTGACCTTACTTCCCCGGAGCGTCCACCCGGTACCAtggacttcatcttcgacaCCCGTCAAGTTGTTATTGAGATCCTCCCCCATTCCGCCTCTGAAGGTGATTCGTCCGCTGGCGTAAAATCCGTGCCGGACGGCGAGGAGGGTATCATCGTTCAGACCTCCCTCGTACGTCGTCGGAACCCCCTTGTGCGCTATATCACAGGAGATGTTGGATCATTACAACCCCTGCCAGAAAAAGCCCGTGCTATCATTCCTGAATCCGAGCTAGAGCATCTTCGAGTCCTCCGCCTTCGTGGTCGCGACCGTCGGTTCAGTTTCAAGTGGTTCGGCATTTATTTTGAATTCGAAAACATCGTCAGCTTTATGCAGGGCGATAAGACCGGAGTCCTTCAATGGCAGGTGATTCTAGCCACTCTGGAATCATCACCCCAGACGAAGTTGGAGATTCGTCTGCTGCGTCAGGCGAATAATGAACACATCATGACTAAGGAAGAACTTTTGAACAAGCTGGAGAAATACTTTTTCATTTTGCCGGAAAACGAGCATCTTTTCCAGGTTACGTTTCTCGATGACTTGTCGGGCTTTGAGAAGAGCAGTACTGGGAACAAGGTCATGAAGTTTGTAGACAAGGTACATTGATCTAATGGCATATATGGTACTTAATGCTTATCACTGTTactatttctctttttccccctgtttttattttctcttcttgctcgCATTTACACATGTAAACATAAATATTACACGCATGCTAAGGATTCCTTGCTGCTGATTGCATAGCGAAATCCATATGCAAAAAGGCGAAATCTTTTGAAAGAGGTAGAAAAGCATCTCTGGGCCAACTCTAAAGTCCGCGGGCTGGCCAAATCCCTGTGATGTAGTCGGACGTTTGGGAGGATCAAAGCTGTCTATTCATCtacccccttttctttttactggACGAGAAAGCTCTGTCTATTCTGACATCCCATATGTTACATAACACGAACAttcaacctcttcaatgCATCTTATTCCCCCAAGCTGGACCAGGATCCGACACTGGCGAGTACACATATAACATTCGCCAACAAGCTCCACTTTATACATATACACTTTATCGACATACGCTGCGTCGACAACGGCAGAAGAACTTAGAGCGCTGGCATCCGTACGGATCAGCCGGGTTCCAAGACGGCTATCGAGGTAACTGGGCGAAGGCTCGCCTGGTTATGGAATGCAGCTGATATGACAAGGGACTTGACCAACTATGCATACTATTGCGAGAACTTGGTGAAGGGGATTCCTATCAACATGAACCAAGCATGTTTACAACTTCCCATCAAGTAAGTCAGGTTAGATATTCAAAATATTTCAACAAGATATAATGATAAGCCCAACGTCTCAGGGCTAAATGGTCAACATAATTGTTTATATAATACCACCATATGCTCTCAGCTGCAGCCGGATATAGTAGTAATTGAGGACGCAAGATACATATGCGCTCTTTTTCGACTGATACGCCTAAGCTGAGTAGGCCCTGCGTTCTATGTATGTAATTTCAAATAGACGAGTAAGCAGTTTAGTACTTAGGGATTAGGTGAAAATCACATTTTGCGCTTGAAATATTATGCATGGCTACGATAGAGGATATATGGTAGCATTTCTTGCAGGAAGACAACCTTGAACTAAGGGAAGCCTAATATCGTCATTTGCATGTTCGGCTGCTTATACTGCTGGACGTTAAGCTGAAATATGTCGGGGTTAGGGAGACACTTCTTAGTATGTGTGATCCTCTTTTTGAACCGTATTTATACATAGAACTTTGTTATTCAGTCCCTGATCTTTCTATAATAGTGGATAATGTAGGTAGAGTGATACGTGTTTCCCGACACGAACCTTCCCCGAACCCGGCCGGGGGCAGGTTCTAGATTTTGAACCCGAACCTAACCCGCAGACCACTATAGGCAAGTGATTTTGGACTTGCATAATTAACTGGCAAACGAGGTATTTGTGACAGGAACTTGGCAATTTCCTGACATATGTTTTTCCCTTTATATCAGACCAACACAGCTCAGAGCCATATCTATTCATGCAGCTATCGGTCCAGGATCACGATTGAGTTATATTCAACGGCACACGCTTACTGTCACACAGTACTCTCTCTAGAGTCCTAACACTGCCGCTAATCCCATCTCTGTTTGTCTTGTACCCTTCCTCTCCGGCGGGGTCCCTCTCATACAATCAGCCATCACCCAAACAGTGGCTGGGTCGCGTTCGAAAGTCCAGACTCCAGACTGTACCATCCGACTAGACAAAATATCATAGCAGATAATTACTTGCAGAGCGGCTCGTATTCAAACTGGGCCAGCAACTATCCTAATTGAAAGATAGTATGCAGTTCATAACCGGAGTGATAATTTCTGATACTTCAGCCCTCTTATTCCTCTGCAACCGGGAAATATATTTTGTAGAACACTGCTTTCTATGGTACCACCTTGACCGAACGATAATAGTACCCTCCGTGCATCGCTACATTACAGATAAATAAACGTAGATAATAGAGTCTAATTGAAATGCATCACATCGCTGAAGGTCACGTGTGGGGAGGGAAGTCGGCTCGAAAAAGTTTTTTGTCTCTCGGAGAGTCTCTTGAACTTGCCTTAAATCTAGCGAAGTTGCGAACCCGATACACTCCGTTACCGTGGAGTGGTACCGGGTATCCCTAAGAAAACCACACAATGTCTCGAATTTGTTCCTTGGCGCTGTAAATACTGTGTATTAGCGCATACTTCCCAGGGAAGAATCTCGGGTTGCCGCGCTACCTCCCGAGTATATTATGATTTCGCTGGTAGCGAGGCGCCATATCCAAAAGAGATTCACGCTAGCCCGAACAGAAGCAAAGATCGCCGATCTATGCACTGCGTGGAACTAGTGATCCACCTAGCTCACTGGATATGCCtattacggagtagataTTCTGTGGTGGTCGTTGGGTCATCGACTGGTGAGTGGAACTATTGCACCCAAGTTAAACTTTTTCATGTTCGGTAGCTGGTGGGAGCTGACTCGTTCACCAAATGCTATATCATGATGGCGATCCCCTACATCCGTTTTCCCAAGTCATTAAGGTTTGGTCATAGTCGATATGCCTGGTCCGTGGTCCACGAAGCTCTACCTTCTCGGGTACTTGCAAATAGCCCCTGCTCTTGCTAGCATCCAATGGTCACCATGCACATCGAATCCATCCCTAGATTGCGCCACCCTCACGGTGCCGCTTGAGTACGCTGATCCAGAAAACGGCGCGTTGGCGTATATTCCGCTGGCTCGCTACAATGCCACCGTGCCTGCATCCCAACGCAAAGGCTCTCTTCTCACAAACCCAGGCGGCCCTGGGTCTGCTGGAACCGATTTCCTCCTGAACGGCGCCGGAGAGGGTATGGCCAACATCACAGGTGGCTTCTACGACATAGTGTCTTGGGATCCACGCGGCACGGGTTCTGCACGACCTCTCCTGCAATGCTTCGACTCGGCAGGCGAGGAAGCTGACGCATCTGCCGCCCTTCCCGCAGCAGCTGAGATAGAGTATAGCCAATTTCGCAACCAGAGCTACATGACCTCATATTACGCAGCACTGAAGGACTATGATAACACCATTGCAGAGCTCGCCGACGCATGTGCCGACCATGATTCTCCGGCGTTGTACACCTCCAGCACCGCCTATGTCGTCCGTGACATGGCAGCTATCATCGATGCCCTAGAAGGAACAGACAATGCAACCCTTAACTACTGGGGCTTTTCATATGGAACTATCCTCGGTGCCGAGTTTATCCAGACTTATCCAGAACGAGTCGGAAAGATTATCTTTGATGGTGTTTTCGATACCGCCGCGAATGCGCAACCATATACTAGCCAGCTTCCCTATGATGAGTTATATGTCCGTGACTCTATCAATGATCTGGCTACATCCTGTACACAAGCCAGCATAGAGGGTTGTGCTTTGAACAAAGCTCCGGGAAACCGTACTACCCCCAGAAACAGCACTACAGACATCGCCACGCGCCTTGCCAATCTACAAGCGTCTCTATATAGAAACCCTATTGACGTATCGGACGGATCGTTCTCCATCACAGTTGGAATGTTCAGCTTTTTCATGTATTCCTTTTTGAGACTCCCCAGCTCATGGCCCGCTGTCGCATTGGCGGTGAGCGCACTCGAGGAAGGAAATGCCGACCCTGTCGCCAGCCTCCTGACGGATGCAGCAGGTCCAGAAACGAATGCCAGTGCACCTGACACCGGCTCTTTCGCTGGATGGCCTATCCAATGCACTGATAATGCCCCTTCCAATCATACCAAACTTCCTGAAGTTGCGCAGTTGGTCCTCAACATCTCTCTTGCCGAGAAGACCCCATGGTTGAATGCGGATCTGTCCACCTTATCCTTCTGCCGAAACTTCCCCGATACTCGCCCACGGGTTCCGAACCTAGGAGCCTCGAAGCTCACTAACGGGGAGACGAACGCCATCCTCACTAAGCAGAATACATCCGTTTTGATCATTAACGCGCTGCATGACCCCACTACCCCTATCAACTCTGCGGTACGTCTTCACCGCTGGCTTCCTACTTCATCTCAACTTGCGGTTAGACGGGGACCTGGCCATACCACAATCAGTCTTGGTTCTTTGGGGTTGGTGAATACCATCCGCGAGTATCTCCTTGATGGGACTCTGCCGGCTACGACGGAGGTGTATGATGTGAGTCAGGAAATCTTTTCCTCGGAGATCGACGCGGGTACAATTACTCCTGATCCTGTGTTTAACGGGACATACAGCGACTCAGAGAAGATGCTGTTGGAGTCGACCTATAACATTTACTTGGCTTTTGTGAGCTTGCCATAGTGGCCTGATTACATTGTACCTGAACTGCAAGTTCTGCATCAAATCTGCAGCGCTTTATAGCATACCATATAGTATAGAGCATAGAGGTTAAAGCATACATTCCATATATGCATCTTGTTAACTATCATTCAATCTTGTACTAACAACAAACTACATATGCTTTAGACCAAATTGAAGGACATATAGCAAAACCCCGCTCATTGCTCACACAGTGCAACATCCAGGTGCACAACCAATATAATGCATCAGCATGTCCAGGGGAGCCCTCTCCCCGACCTCAGAGGCAGAGAAGTGGCCTCACCAGCTGAGGTGAGGCAAGTACTATAATTTATCGGCCCAAAGGCAAGTCAGTGGAAATGATAGCATAGCCACTACTGTGGAGCCCCTTTTCCAGCGTACAGTACAAATCTGTAATAAGTCGCAGTCATACCCATCCTTTCGCTAGACATTAGCAGGACACAAAATGAATAATGAATGATTACAAGTCCATTAGAAAG contains the following coding sequences:
- a CDS encoding ornithine decarboxylase, which gives rise to MMVTDMASDALVDSIITERIRKLDQNPVDIQHDLPFLVADTRRIFQQHERWLQCLPNIAPFYAVKCNSNIRLLRYLARLGVGFDCASWGEMKLVLNLGVDPSRIIFAHPCKAVSALQMASRSGVPRTTFDNVDELEKIKDNAPNLRLLLRIFADDDTALVSLGNKFGAPLDTTKALLLKAKDLGLVVDGVSFHVGSGASNADTFVTAVQNAKHVFQQGKQLGFDMHVLDVGGGFQDSNFEPMALSLQRAIEKEFPPSTQVMAEPGRYYARSFYTAACKVVARRKQIGQDKLSQSDMLYLNDGIYGCFMNAVAENEIYRPILFKQETTSSTEREAGEHRYSVWGPTCDGLDCIAKEATMGCEVKVGDWVKFENMGAYTTATSTQFNGFPNRYDIVYVDDHIPPRCDREVMASTKRIRSEAVL
- a CDS encoding putative hydrolases or acyltransferase; this translates as MPGPWSTKLYLLGYLQIAPALASIQWSPCTSNPSLDCATLTVPLEYADPENGALAYIPLARYNATVPASQRKGSLLTNPGGPGSAGTDFLLNGAGEGMANITGGFYDIVSWDPRGTGSARPLLQCFDSAGEEADASAALPAAAEIEYSQFRNQSYMTSYYAALKDYDNTIAELADACADHDSPALYTSSTAYVVRDMAAIIDALEGTDNATLNYWGFSYGTILGAEFIQTYPERVGKIIFDGVFDTAANAQPYTSQLPYDELYVRDSINDLATSCTQASIEGCALNKAPGNRTTPRNSTTDIATRLANLQASLYRNPIDVSDGSFSITVGMFSFFMYSFLRLPSSWPAVALAVSALEEGNADPVASLLTDAAGPETNASAPDTGSFAGWPIQCTDNAPSNHTKLPEVAQLVLNISLAEKTPWLNADLSTLSFCRNFPDTRPRVPNLGASKLTNGETNAILTKQNTSVLIINALHDPTTPINSAVRLHRWLPTSSQLAVRRGPGHTTISLGSLGLVNTIREYLLDGTLPATTEVYDVSQEIFSSEIDAGTITPDPVFNGTYSDSEKMLLESTYNIYLAFVSLP